The following proteins are co-located in the Tardibacter chloracetimidivorans genome:
- a CDS encoding EF-hand domain-containing protein, whose product MKKILLLAAAAGVLAVPGMAIAEHHGHGKDQPMTRAQLQQKLDEKFAKIDTNKDGAITKAESDAHREAMKKEWAAKRAERHNERFTAMDTDKDGQISKAEFDAAHAARAEKWGDGKRGDRKIMRGHHMGHGEMRGDMFAKLDANSDGKVTKAEFTAKPLEMFGKADANKDGTVTPEERKAAWDKMRSE is encoded by the coding sequence ATGAAGAAGATTCTCTTGCTGGCCGCGGCCGCCGGCGTGCTTGCGGTTCCGGGAATGGCAATTGCCGAGCATCATGGCCATGGCAAGGACCAGCCGATGACCCGCGCCCAGCTTCAGCAGAAGCTGGACGAGAAGTTCGCCAAGATCGACACGAACAAGGATGGCGCGATCACCAAGGCCGAAAGCGACGCCCATCGCGAGGCGATGAAGAAGGAATGGGCCGCCAAGCGTGCGGAACGCCATAACGAACGCTTCACGGCGATGGATACCGACAAGGACGGCCAGATCAGCAAGGCCGAATTCGACGCCGCACACGCGGCGCGCGCTGAAAAATGGGGCGATGGCAAGCGCGGCGACCGCAAGATAATGCGCGGCCACCACATGGGTCATGGCGAGATGCGAGGCGACATGTTCGCGAAGCTTGACGCGAACAGCGACGGCAAAGTGACGAAGGCGGAATTCACCGCCAAGCCGCTGGAAATGTTCGGCAAGGCCGACGCCAACAAGGACGG
- a CDS encoding argininosuccinate synthase, with product MAAGSINKVVLAFSGGLDTSVILKWLQQTYGCEVVTFTADLGQGEELEPARKKAELMGVRQIFIDDLREEFTRDYVFPMMRANALYEGLYLLGTSIARPLIAKRQIEIAREVGADAVSHGATGKGNDQVRFELGYYGLNPDIKVIAPWREWDLTSRTALIAFAEQHQIPVPKDKRGESPFSTDANLLHTSSEGKVLEDPWEEVPDYVYSRTVNPEDAPDQPEYITIDFERGDAVAVNGEGLSPASLLARLNDLGRAHGIGRLDLVENRFVGMKSRGMYETPGGTILHTAHRAVEQLTLDRGAAHLKDELAPRYAELVYNGFWFSPEREMLQAAIDHSQQQVTGTVRLKLYKGSAWVVGRKSPNSLYSEKVVTFEDDAGAYDQRDAEGFIKLNALRLRLLGRREGL from the coding sequence ATGGCTGCGGGTTCGATCAACAAGGTGGTGCTGGCCTTTTCGGGCGGTCTGGACACCAGCGTCATCCTGAAATGGCTGCAGCAGACCTATGGTTGCGAGGTCGTGACCTTCACCGCCGACCTCGGCCAGGGGGAGGAGCTGGAACCTGCCCGGAAGAAGGCGGAGCTGATGGGCGTCCGGCAGATCTTCATCGACGATCTGCGCGAAGAATTCACCCGCGATTATGTTTTCCCGATGATGCGCGCCAATGCGCTGTACGAGGGGCTGTACCTGCTCGGCACCTCCATCGCGCGGCCGCTGATCGCCAAGCGCCAGATCGAGATCGCGCGCGAGGTGGGCGCCGACGCCGTCTCCCATGGCGCGACCGGCAAGGGCAACGACCAGGTGCGGTTCGAGCTTGGCTATTACGGCCTCAACCCCGACATCAAGGTGATCGCCCCCTGGCGCGAGTGGGATCTGACCAGCCGCACCGCGCTGATCGCCTTTGCCGAACAGCACCAGATTCCGGTGCCGAAGGACAAGCGCGGCGAAAGCCCCTTTTCGACGGACGCAAACCTTCTCCACACCTCGTCGGAAGGCAAGGTGCTGGAAGACCCGTGGGAAGAAGTGCCCGACTATGTCTATTCGCGCACGGTGAACCCCGAGGATGCGCCCGACCAGCCGGAATACATCACCATTGATTTCGAGCGCGGCGATGCGGTGGCCGTCAACGGCGAGGGCCTGTCGCCCGCAAGCCTGCTCGCGAGGCTGAACGACCTTGGCCGCGCGCATGGCATCGGCCGTCTGGACCTGGTGGAAAACCGCTTCGTCGGCATGAAATCGCGCGGCATGTACGAGACGCCGGGCGGGACCATCCTCCACACCGCGCACCGCGCTGTCGAGCAGCTCACGCTGGACCGGGGCGCGGCGCATCTGAAGGACGAGCTTGCCCCCCGCTATGCCGAGCTTGTCTACAACGGATTCTGGTTCAGCCCCGAGCGCGAGATGCTGCAGGCGGCGATCGACCACAGCCAGCAACAAGTGACGGGCACCGTCCGGCTGAAGCTCTACAAGGGCAGCGCCTGGGTGGTGGGCCGCAAATCGCCCAACAGCCTCTATTCGGAAAAGGTCGTGACGTTCGAGGACGACGCGGGCGCATATGACCAGCGTGACGCCGAGGGCTTCATCAAGCTCAACGCGCTGCGCCTGCGCCTGCTGGGCCGCCGCGAAGGGCTGTGA
- a CDS encoding glycosyltransferase family 87 protein, translated as MNMSVRLERLLPGFAPFARVWILFTCASFAVLVTADLFRLEGVRIGPHAVIGRDFVNVWIGGKLAWINQPSIVYDIDAYRQFLENRLNIRDVYAYSYPPSTLPIAMLFAPMPYWLALVVWTLAGIGAFYCAARSYFNALGLPTLLALCNPAAFVCIWAGHYGLLVGALALAGWRLLDDRPRAAGIMFGLMTIKPHLGILIALVLLVQRRWTAIIYAILTLGGLFLVSSAMFGLNSWSVYLLHTLSFHAELLTRGVAAFHSMMPTVTASLLRMNVPEPLINAVQAASAALAILVVLFASHRGVKTTDIGLIAASAVFLALPYAFNYDMTVVSAAALLFAARQDYSYSTMEKLGLTAGFLLPLLLGPGRTYMVVGPAIMVLLLLVQLKIAVATRPLTALRGGPAGAGAAR; from the coding sequence ATGAACATGTCGGTCCGGCTCGAAAGATTATTGCCGGGCTTTGCTCCGTTCGCACGGGTCTGGATCTTATTTACATGTGCCAGCTTCGCCGTTCTGGTGACTGCCGATCTTTTCCGATTGGAGGGGGTGCGGATTGGACCGCATGCGGTAATCGGCCGAGATTTTGTCAATGTCTGGATTGGCGGAAAGCTGGCCTGGATTAATCAACCATCCATTGTCTACGACATAGATGCCTATCGACAGTTTCTGGAGAACAGGCTCAATATCAGAGACGTATACGCCTATTCCTATCCGCCTTCCACACTGCCGATCGCAATGCTTTTTGCGCCCATGCCCTATTGGCTGGCGCTCGTGGTGTGGACTTTGGCAGGAATTGGCGCATTCTATTGCGCGGCTCGGTCGTACTTCAATGCTCTAGGCCTGCCCACCCTGTTGGCGCTATGCAACCCTGCCGCGTTCGTTTGCATTTGGGCTGGCCACTATGGTCTGCTCGTCGGGGCGCTGGCGCTTGCAGGCTGGCGGCTGTTGGATGACCGGCCTCGGGCCGCTGGAATTATGTTTGGTCTGATGACCATAAAGCCGCACCTCGGTATATTGATCGCTCTTGTGTTGCTGGTTCAACGTCGTTGGACCGCAATCATTTATGCAATTCTGACCCTCGGCGGGCTTTTCTTGGTGAGCAGTGCGATGTTCGGCCTCAACAGTTGGTCAGTGTACTTGCTGCACACTTTGAGCTTCCACGCGGAACTGCTGACCAGAGGAGTGGCGGCCTTCCACAGTATGATGCCGACCGTTACGGCCAGCCTGCTCCGGATGAATGTTCCGGAACCTCTGATCAATGCTGTCCAGGCAGCAAGCGCTGCCCTTGCCATTCTCGTTGTCTTGTTTGCGAGCCACCGGGGCGTCAAAACCACAGATATTGGCCTGATTGCTGCCAGTGCAGTCTTTCTCGCTCTGCCTTATGCCTTCAATTATGACATGACCGTGGTCTCGGCGGCGGCGCTTCTTTTCGCTGCTCGGCAGGACTATTCCTACAGCACAATGGAAAAGCTGGGATTGACTGCGGGGTTCTTGCTGCCGTTGCTTCTTGGTCCGGGCCGCACTTACATGGTCGTGGGGCCAGCGATAATGGTCCTGCTGCTACTTGTTCAGTTGAAGATCGCGGTTGCCACCCGCCCCCTCACAGCCCTTCGCGGCGGCCCAGCAGGCGCAGGCGCAGCGCGTTGA
- a CDS encoding glycosyltransferase family 87 protein, with amino-acid sequence MDLERGHEGWTVWRGLLLGLLWVRAQISARLPTFGLLGLAAWATAFYFARRLYLFDLERLTGLHVSRQVLIGRDFVNVWTGGLLARLGDLGVIYDVPAYRFVLRKAMELGGIYAYSYPPHTLLLAVPFSLFSYPVALALWTAVGAALFCHAARPYLSRVRLPILVALILPGSLVNIWAGHYGFLVGALALYGWRWLDTHPRRAGIIFGIMTIKPHLGVLVALVLLLRRDWAAIGWAAAATGALALVSGSLFGFGLWPVYVLKTLLFQADLFTGEVTRSFHHMMPTTSAAILLLGYSETTAKFWQAVSALIAVAVVIEAFRRRVDTLDLGLIASTAVFLVVPYAFNYDMTVVSLAALVFLARASEWEGFWTRLGLQTVLAIGFVLPLALPWLGQQDVVIGPVVLALMLGGQLLLVARPHGLKVSFPTRFIRHVFGQRLSA; translated from the coding sequence ATGGATCTTGAGCGCGGACATGAGGGCTGGACGGTCTGGCGCGGGCTCCTGTTGGGCCTGCTCTGGGTGCGCGCCCAGATCAGCGCCCGCCTTCCCACCTTCGGCCTCCTCGGGCTGGCGGCCTGGGCCACGGCCTTCTACTTCGCCCGGCGGCTCTACCTTTTCGACCTGGAGCGGCTGACCGGACTCCACGTCTCGCGACAGGTGCTGATCGGCCGCGATTTCGTGAATGTGTGGACGGGCGGCCTGCTCGCGCGGCTGGGCGATCTCGGCGTCATCTATGACGTGCCCGCCTATCGGTTCGTCCTGCGCAAGGCGATGGAGCTTGGCGGCATCTACGCCTATTCCTATCCGCCGCACACGCTGTTGCTGGCCGTGCCGTTCAGCCTTTTCTCCTATCCGGTGGCGCTGGCGCTGTGGACGGCAGTTGGCGCGGCTTTGTTCTGCCATGCCGCGCGGCCCTATCTGTCGCGGGTGCGCCTGCCGATTCTGGTCGCGCTGATCCTGCCGGGCAGCCTCGTCAATATATGGGCGGGCCATTACGGCTTTCTGGTGGGGGCGCTGGCGCTTTACGGCTGGCGGTGGCTGGATACGCATCCCAGGCGCGCCGGGATCATCTTCGGCATCATGACGATCAAGCCGCATCTGGGCGTGCTTGTGGCGCTGGTGCTTTTGCTGCGCAGGGACTGGGCTGCGATCGGCTGGGCGGCGGCGGCGACAGGCGCGCTGGCGCTGGTGTCGGGCAGCCTGTTCGGCTTCGGATTGTGGCCCGTCTATGTGTTGAAGACGCTGCTGTTCCAGGCCGATCTTTTCACGGGCGAGGTGACTCGGTCGTTCCATCACATGATGCCGACCACATCCGCCGCGATCCTGCTGCTGGGCTATTCGGAAACGACGGCCAAGTTCTGGCAGGCGGTCAGCGCCCTGATCGCGGTGGCCGTGGTGATCGAGGCGTTCCGCAGGCGCGTGGACACGCTGGACCTTGGCCTCATCGCATCCACGGCCGTGTTCCTGGTGGTGCCCTACGCCTTCAACTATGACATGACGGTGGTGTCGTTGGCGGCGCTGGTGTTCCTTGCCCGCGCATCGGAATGGGAAGGCTTCTGGACCCGCCTTGGCCTGCAGACGGTGCTGGCCATCGGCTTCGTCCTGCCGCTGGCGCTGCCCTGGCTGGGCCAGCAGGACGTCGTGATCGGCCCTGTCGTGCTGGCGCTGATGCTGGGTGGGCAGTTGCTTCTAGTTGCCCGCCCACATGGGTTGAAAGTGTCTTTCCCGACGCGGTTCATCCGCCACGTCTTCGGCCAGCGTTTAAGCGCATGA
- a CDS encoding peptidase — MTYCVGMLIEAGLVMMADTRTNAGVDNISVYRKLHIYEGDDRFIAIATAGNLSVTQSTLSKLEEGILNPETGEHETLWTVPSVFRAVQLVGRILRETRDEVTSGLHADEGIAFGATMLLGGRVGGEALRLYMIYDAGNAIECQPDTPYLQIGEFKYGKPILDRSLDYGTPLNEAVKIGLISFDSTMRSNLAVGLPIDMVTLRNGEGQEAQPFRIERGDPYFTELSRSWGEKLREAQSLIPRPPFIPLDE, encoded by the coding sequence ATGACCTATTGCGTGGGGATGCTGATAGAAGCGGGGTTGGTGATGATGGCCGACACCCGCACCAATGCGGGCGTGGACAACATCTCGGTCTATCGCAAGCTGCATATATATGAGGGTGACGACCGCTTCATCGCGATCGCGACTGCGGGCAATCTTTCGGTCACCCAGTCTACCCTTTCAAAGCTGGAAGAGGGCATATTGAACCCCGAGACCGGCGAGCATGAAACGCTGTGGACGGTGCCGTCGGTATTTCGCGCGGTGCAGCTCGTCGGGCGGATATTGCGCGAGACCCGTGACGAGGTGACGAGCGGCCTCCATGCCGATGAAGGCATAGCCTTTGGCGCGACCATGCTGCTGGGCGGCCGCGTCGGCGGCGAGGCGCTGCGCCTCTACATGATCTATGACGCGGGCAACGCGATCGAATGTCAGCCGGATACACCCTATCTGCAGATCGGCGAGTTCAAATATGGCAAGCCGATCCTCGACCGCTCGCTCGATTACGGCACGCCGCTCAATGAGGCGGTGAAGATCGGCCTGATCTCGTTCGATTCGACCATGCGGTCCAATCTGGCGGTGGGCCTTCCGATAGACATGGTGACGCTCAGGAACGGAGAGGGGCAGGAGGCGCAGCCCTTCCGCATTGAGCGGGGCGATCCCTATTTCACGGAATTGTCCCGTTCCTGGGGCGAAAAGCTGCGCGAGGCGCAAAGCCTCATCCCGCGGCCGCCGTTCATCCCACTGGATGAATGA
- a CDS encoding transglutaminase family protein, giving the protein MRIRIDHLTQYGYSLPVRSVIQILRLTPRSTAHQSVIDWRIEVDCDARLRPFTDAHGNLCHMMTVDHPVESLTIETIGQVDTTPGSGVVEGVSEPLPPAVYLRPTPLATADGAIADFARQAMGDATRDPLERLHTLLGAVHTGLRFDTGTTSILTDAASAFAARSGVCQDLAHVFIAAARSQGLPARYISGHLLRQDGAELQEAAHAWAEAHVPGLGWVAFDPANGICADEHYVRVAAGLDYRDAAPVAGARYGGGLETMSVGLHVRPGQAQSQSQS; this is encoded by the coding sequence ATGCGTATCCGGATCGATCACCTGACCCAATATGGCTACAGCCTGCCTGTCAGGTCGGTGATCCAGATTCTGCGCCTGACGCCCCGTTCGACCGCGCATCAATCCGTGATCGACTGGCGTATCGAGGTGGATTGCGACGCCCGCCTCCGTCCCTTCACCGATGCGCACGGCAACCTCTGTCACATGATGACAGTTGATCATCCGGTGGAAAGTCTGACGATCGAGACCATCGGCCAGGTGGATACCACGCCCGGCAGCGGGGTGGTGGAAGGGGTGTCGGAGCCTCTGCCTCCGGCCGTCTATCTCCGCCCCACGCCGCTTGCCACGGCGGACGGGGCGATCGCCGATTTCGCGCGTCAGGCGATGGGCGACGCCACGCGCGATCCGCTGGAGCGGCTGCATACGCTGTTGGGTGCAGTCCACACGGGCCTGCGCTTCGATACCGGAACGACATCCATATTGACGGACGCAGCCTCCGCCTTCGCCGCCCGGAGCGGGGTCTGCCAGGATCTGGCCCATGTCTTTATCGCCGCCGCACGCAGCCAGGGCCTGCCCGCGCGCTATATATCGGGCCATCTGCTTCGGCAGGACGGGGCGGAGCTTCAGGAGGCGGCCCACGCCTGGGCGGAAGCGCATGTGCCGGGACTGGGCTGGGTGGCGTTCGACCCCGCCAACGGCATTTGCGCCGACGAGCATTATGTTCGCGTTGCAGCTGGTCTCGATTATCGTGATGCTGCTCCGGTCGCCGGCGCGCGCTATGGGGGCGGGCTGGAAACCATGTCCGTCGGCTTGCATGTAAGGCCCGGGCAGGCACAGTCGCAGTCACAGTCTTGA
- a CDS encoding alpha-E domain-containing protein, producing the protein MLSRAASSLYWIGRHIERADFTARLIEAALQFDLLPFTETQSDWTSAMQASGSAGLFDGDLATATREMVTHFLAFDQGNPSSIISCLEKARNDGRTVRTALTRECFETLNDAWMSFRPRARNARGGDLQPFLDWVKEVGRTFEGALHRTMLRNEPCWFLQLGLVLERADNTARLLDVKYHVLLPKGEQVGGALDQAQWTALLRSVSAVTAYRWVYREGLQPWLIADLMILREEMPRSLAACMVEANALLAQLRRTSGRTGPADRQVRALQACLTDRNIEEIFQSGLHEFLAGFISDSNRLSLAVAEQFLF; encoded by the coding sequence ATGCTGTCGCGCGCGGCATCCAGCCTCTACTGGATCGGCCGCCACATCGAACGCGCGGATTTCACCGCCCGGCTGATCGAGGCGGCGCTTCAGTTCGACCTCCTGCCGTTCACCGAAACGCAGAGCGACTGGACCAGCGCAATGCAGGCCTCGGGCTCGGCGGGCCTGTTCGACGGCGATCTCGCCACCGCCACCAGGGAGATGGTCACGCATTTCCTGGCCTTCGACCAGGGCAACCCAAGCTCGATCATCTCCTGTCTGGAAAAGGCGCGGAACGACGGCAGGACCGTCCGCACCGCGCTGACCCGCGAATGCTTCGAGACGCTGAACGACGCCTGGATGAGCTTCCGGCCCCGTGCGCGCAACGCGCGCGGCGGCGACCTCCAGCCTTTCCTCGACTGGGTGAAGGAAGTGGGCCGCACCTTCGAGGGCGCCCTCCACCGCACCATGCTGCGGAACGAGCCGTGCTGGTTCCTGCAACTGGGCCTTGTGCTGGAGCGGGCCGACAACACCGCGCGGCTTCTTGACGTCAAATATCATGTGCTGCTGCCCAAGGGCGAACAGGTAGGTGGGGCGCTGGATCAGGCGCAGTGGACGGCGCTGTTGCGCAGCGTCTCGGCAGTCACTGCCTATCGCTGGGTCTATCGCGAGGGGCTGCAACCATGGCTGATCGCCGATCTGATGATCCTGCGCGAGGAAATGCCGCGCTCGCTTGCGGCCTGCATGGTGGAGGCGAACGCACTGCTCGCACAGCTTCGCAGGACCAGCGGCCGCACGGGCCCGGCCGACCGGCAGGTCCGTGCGTTGCAGGCCTGCCTGACCGACCGGAACATTGAGGAAATCTTCCAGTCGGGCTTGCACGAGTTCCTGGCGGGGTTCATCTCCGACAGCAACCGTCTCAGCCTGGCGGTTGCCGAACAGTTCCTCTTCTGA
- a CDS encoding circularly permuted type 2 ATP-grasp protein, producing the protein MPGPAFDEMWGGEEGDGVRPPYEEVASWLENTPHDELLQRQDAAETIFRKLGITFAVYGDDAAEERIIPFDIVPRVISSDEWARLERGLEQRVSAINAFLCDIYGRREILSAGLIPEELVLANPQFRLPMTRIKPPHGVWAHICGTDLVRTGPDSFFVLEDNARTPSGVSYMLEDREAMQRLFPGLLARHKVRPVEHYPDTLLAMMRSVAPPGAGRDPCCVVMTPGPFNSAFYEHSFLADRIGVELVEGNDLFVRDRAVYMRTTEGPRRVDVIYRRVDDDYLDPLMFRPDSMLGLPGLMDAYSAGNVTVVNAPGTGIADDKAIYSYMPEIVRFYSGEDAILPNVETHRCREPDALAYVLDRLPELVVKLVDGSGGYGMLVGPTATAAEIEAFRARIVASPERFIAQPTLALSTCPTLTAKGLAPRHVDLRPFILTGATGSTIVPGGLTRVALTEGSLVVNSSQGGGTKDTWVLHDGGRR; encoded by the coding sequence ATGCCGGGGCCAGCGTTTGACGAAATGTGGGGCGGCGAAGAGGGCGACGGCGTCCGGCCACCTTATGAGGAAGTCGCTTCCTGGCTTGAAAACACCCCGCATGACGAACTGCTGCAACGGCAGGATGCTGCCGAGACGATCTTCAGAAAATTGGGAATTACCTTTGCCGTCTATGGCGATGACGCCGCCGAGGAGCGGATCATCCCGTTCGACATCGTGCCCCGCGTGATTTCAAGCGACGAATGGGCGCGGCTTGAACGTGGGCTTGAGCAGCGTGTATCCGCGATCAACGCCTTTCTCTGCGACATCTATGGCCGCCGCGAGATCCTGAGCGCGGGGCTGATCCCCGAAGAACTGGTCCTCGCCAATCCGCAGTTCCGGCTGCCGATGACTCGCATCAAGCCGCCGCACGGCGTCTGGGCGCATATCTGCGGCACCGATCTTGTCCGCACCGGCCCCGACAGCTTCTTCGTGCTGGAGGACAATGCACGGACGCCGTCGGGCGTGTCCTATATGCTGGAAGACCGCGAGGCGATGCAGCGCCTTTTCCCCGGCCTTCTGGCGCGTCACAAGGTGCGTCCGGTCGAACATTATCCCGATACGCTGCTGGCGATGATGCGATCGGTCGCGCCGCCGGGGGCGGGGCGCGACCCCTGCTGCGTGGTGATGACTCCCGGGCCGTTCAACTCGGCCTTTTACGAGCACAGCTTTCTTGCCGACCGGATCGGCGTGGAACTGGTGGAAGGCAACGACCTGTTCGTGCGCGACCGCGCCGTCTACATGCGGACCACCGAAGGCCCCAGGCGCGTGGACGTGATCTACCGCCGCGTGGACGATGACTACCTCGATCCGCTGATGTTCAGGCCCGATTCCATGCTTGGGCTGCCGGGGCTGATGGACGCCTATTCGGCGGGCAACGTCACCGTCGTCAACGCGCCCGGCACGGGCATCGCCGACGACAAGGCGATCTACAGCTACATGCCCGAGATCGTCCGCTTCTACAGCGGCGAGGACGCCATATTGCCCAATGTCGAGACCCATCGCTGCCGCGAGCCCGACGCGCTCGCCTATGTGCTGGACCGGCTGCCCGAACTGGTCGTGAAGCTGGTCGACGGATCGGGTGGCTATGGCATGCTGGTGGGGCCGACCGCGACCGCGGCGGAAATCGAGGCGTTCAGGGCGCGCATCGTCGCGTCGCCGGAACGATTCATCGCCCAGCCCACGCTCGCGCTCTCCACTTGTCCGACGCTGACCGCCAAGGGCCTGGCTCCGCGCCATGTCGACCTGCGGCCCTTCATCCTGACCGGGGCCACGGGCAGCACCATCGTTCCGGGCGGTCTGACCCGGGTGGCGCTGACCGAAGGATCGCTCGTCGTCAATTCCAGCCAGGGCGGCGGCACCAAGGACACCTGGGTGCTCCATGACGGAGGGCGGCGGTGA
- a CDS encoding outer membrane protein, translated as MFRILTALALAAGISSAASAQEMTAPDGTEAFGIEPYVGVLGGYHSFDRDSEFGTVPGRSRFDGAVISGIAGVNVPLGPIVIGAEGNVGKGFGDIDWEYGVAGRAGFRAGESGLIFASAGYQWVNGKGNRGFSDQKDWIYGLGLEVGPKDIGLGGLTGNSGARLRLQAQTYDFDSIRPMAGVVFHF; from the coding sequence ATGTTCAGAATTTTGACTGCCCTGGCGCTGGCCGCCGGGATCTCTTCCGCCGCTTCGGCTCAGGAAATGACGGCGCCCGATGGAACCGAGGCCTTTGGAATCGAGCCCTATGTCGGGGTGCTCGGCGGTTATCACTCCTTCGACCGCGACAGCGAATTCGGCACTGTTCCCGGAAGAAGCCGCTTTGACGGTGCGGTGATCAGCGGAATCGCGGGCGTGAACGTGCCGCTTGGGCCGATAGTCATCGGTGCCGAGGGCAATGTCGGCAAGGGCTTCGGCGACATTGACTGGGAATATGGAGTCGCGGGCCGCGCCGGTTTTCGTGCCGGTGAAAGCGGCCTCATCTTTGCGTCTGCCGGCTATCAATGGGTGAACGGCAAGGGCAATCGCGGCTTTTCCGACCAGAAGGACTGGATCTACGGTCTGGGTCTTGAAGTCGGACCCAAGGACATCGGACTTGGCGGCCTGACTGGCAACAGCGGCGCACGGCTGCGCCTGCAGGCCCAGACCTATGATTTCGACAGCATCCGCCCGATGGCGGGCGTGGTCTTCCACTTTTAG
- a CDS encoding cytochrome ubiquinol oxidase subunit I, producing the protein MDALLLARVQFAFTVSFHFIFPAFSIGLASYLMVLEGLWLKTGRGVYANLYRYWLKIFAITFAMGVVSGIVMSYQFGTNWSVFSDKAGPVIGPLMAYEVLTAFFLEAGFLGVMLFGINKVGKGLHFAATCAVAIGTFISAFWILSVNSWMQTPTGFEMGANGQFLPGESWPAIIFNPSFPYRLFHTVTAAYLTTAFVVGGVGAWHLLKDRANPGARKMFSMAMWMAALVAPVQIVAGDLHGLNTLEHQPAKIMAMEGHYQSHPEGAPLILVGIPNSAEKRVDHAVQIPKASSLILKHDANAPLAGLDTIPEDEHPPVGVVFWSFRIMVALGFAMLGVGLWSLVARARRSLYDWPWLHKAAVLMGPSGFVAVIAGWVTTEVGRQPWTVYGLLRTADSVSPLDAPAVAASLLAFVIVYFAVFGAGTWYILRLMAKPPEPHESATLAGPVRTAGITPASQIGGTH; encoded by the coding sequence ATGGACGCCTTACTCCTCGCTCGAGTGCAGTTCGCCTTCACGGTCAGCTTCCATTTCATTTTTCCAGCCTTTTCCATCGGTCTCGCCAGCTATCTGATGGTGCTGGAAGGCCTGTGGCTGAAAACCGGCCGAGGGGTTTACGCCAATCTCTACCGCTATTGGCTGAAGATCTTCGCCATCACCTTTGCGATGGGCGTGGTGTCGGGCATCGTCATGTCCTACCAGTTCGGCACCAACTGGTCCGTCTTTTCAGACAAGGCCGGCCCGGTGATCGGCCCGCTGATGGCCTATGAGGTGCTGACGGCCTTCTTCCTGGAAGCGGGCTTTCTCGGCGTCATGCTGTTCGGCATCAACAAGGTGGGCAAGGGCCTGCATTTCGCCGCGACCTGCGCGGTGGCGATCGGCACCTTCATCTCCGCCTTCTGGATATTGTCCGTCAACAGCTGGATGCAGACTCCGACCGGTTTCGAGATGGGGGCCAACGGCCAGTTCCTTCCGGGCGAAAGCTGGCCTGCCATCATCTTCAACCCCAGCTTTCCCTACCGGCTGTTCCATACCGTCACTGCCGCCTATCTCACTACCGCCTTCGTCGTGGGCGGCGTGGGCGCCTGGCACCTGCTGAAGGACCGGGCAAACCCCGGCGCGCGCAAGATGTTCTCCATGGCGATGTGGATGGCGGCGCTGGTCGCGCCCGTCCAGATCGTCGCGGGCGATCTCCACGGCCTCAACACGCTGGAGCATCAGCCCGCAAAGATCATGGCGATGGAAGGCCATTACCAGAGCCACCCCGAAGGCGCGCCGCTGATCCTGGTCGGCATTCCGAACAGCGCCGAAAAGCGGGTGGACCACGCCGTCCAGATCCCGAAGGCGTCCTCGCTGATCCTGAAGCACGACGCAAACGCCCCGCTTGCCGGGCTGGACACCATCCCGGAGGACGAGCATCCGCCTGTGGGAGTCGTCTTCTGGTCTTTCCGCATCATGGTCGCGCTCGGCTTTGCGATGCTTGGCGTCGGCCTGTGGAGTCTCGTCGCGCGCGCCCGCAGATCGCTGTACGACTGGCCGTGGCTTCACAAGGCGGCCGTGCTGATGGGGCCTTCCGGATTCGTCGCGGTGATCGCAGGCTGGGTGACGACCGAGGTCGGCCGCCAGCCATGGACGGTCTACGGGCTGCTGAGGACGGCCGATTCGGTTTCGCCGCTCGACGCGCCCGCCGTCGCGGCATCGCTCCTCGCCTTCGTCATCGTCTATTTCGCGGTGTTCGGCGCGGGCACATGGTACATATTGCGGCTGATGGCGAAACCGCCCGAGCCGCATGAAAGCGCGACATTGGCCGGCCCCGTCCGCACCGCCGGAATCACCCCCGCCTCTCAGATCGGAGGGACGCACTGA